cTAGTCTCTGAATCGAGATATGTTACAAATTGTCCTTAGAGATACAAGGAGGATAAAATACGGCAAGAAATTAACAACATAGAAATGACTATAGTCCCACAAGCAGTAAGCGAGGCGATACTGAATCACTGAACTTGCTTCCACAACAACACCACATATTTAGACATCATAGCACACTGATTCAGAAGGAAGGAGGTGAAACAAACTAGTGGAATACAACAGCGGGCTTCAGTATTTAATTTCATAACTTTCAAGTGTACAGGCGCTTTACCTAATAGCATTTAAGAGAAAACCAAAGGAAGTTCATGTGTGTAAACAtgtaaataataaataaaacaattaaGGTGCAAAGTATGTTCAGCACAGCAGGTAGATAGCATACATTTATTGCATGATGAGGATGGTGCTTGCATGGACGATGGCCATGGGGCCGCAATGTTATCATTTAGATCACATGTGAAACTAATCCCAGAAATGTGGTCAAAGGATGCATCCGAAGGCATACTTGGAAGGAGGCATCCAGATTCTGTGTAAAACCACGAGACCAATCACTACCAAGGAATATATAGATTTCTTTTGAGTACAGCTCTACACATTGGATGATGTGAAATCAAATGTAGTAGTAAGTTTGAGCATAAAAATGTTTATTAACAGCAGGGAGGTATTGCAGAATTAATCTGTCAGCAAGGTAAggtaaaatataaatataaatataaatatacaaATCCTGATTACAGAAGCAATCATTCAATGAAAACAAAGTAGCCATAATAGATGTGCTTAGAAATTCAGCTTCTACATGCAGTTCCATTATACACAACTCCTATAATTAATTTATGCTATAGCAGGATTGCTCCAGGGAAATTTAGGATGTTCAAATTTGATATAAATTCCAGGTGACACCTAGTCATCATTTCCAATTCCAAACAATAGTTCCTGTTCTAACTTCTACTTctaagacgacgacgacgacaacaacaacaacgtagccttttttcccaagcaagttggggtaggctagagatgaaacccgaaagaaataagttcaaggttcaggcacattgatagctagtctccaagcgctcttatccaaagctatctctttagaaatattccaatccttaaggtctctcttaaccgactcatcccacgtcagtttaggtctacctctacccctctttacattatcgacccgcacaagaaccccattacgcaccggcgcctcaggaggccttcgttggacatgtccaaaccatctcagccgatgctgggtaagtttctcctcaattggtgccacaccgaccctatcccgaataacttcgctccggactctatccctccttgtgtgcccgcaaaaccaccgcaacatccgcatctctgctacactcagttgctggacatgtcgcttttttgtaggccaacattcagcaccgtataacatcgccggacgaattgttgtgctatagaatttgccttttagcttttgtggcaccctcttgtcacaaaggatgccagaagcttgccgccatttcaaccagccagctgaaattctatgcctaacatcttcatcaatgtcgccatccttttgtagcaccgatcctaaataccgaaaagtatccttctggaccaccacttgcccatctagactaacgtctctcccctcatgcctagtcgcgctgaaatcgcacatcatgtactcggtcttggtcctactaagtctgaaccctttcgactctaacgtgcgtaaAATTAATTTAATCCCTTGCGAAAATTAATTTAATCTAGACTCACTTCTACTTCTAAGAGAGCATAACATAATTTAATCCCTTGCGAAAACTAAATAGAAGAGCTTAAAAAACTAAAAAGAAGATTAATGTGGTAAGGCATGTAAAATTAATTGAATGTTGCAAGGAAACATGGAATTCAGCCTCAACTTAATCAGAGCATAGCATGccatgtaaaaaaaaatgatttACCATAGACTCATTAGAACAAAGTAATAAAAAACTTGAAAATGTTAATTTACCTTGAGATCCAACTGTTTGCGAATCCAGTAGGGAGCAGTCATGCAAACACAATTGTTGAGAAGATAGATAGATATTTCATCAGTTCAGTCGCCAATGTCAAGTAATACAGAGCCAGAAGATAATATGGCCCTTATGCATAATCAGTTGATAGTTCTTGAATAACTTACCTTGAAGTGAAAAATCCTTTAGTGTTATTTGACAAGAGCTATATACATTCGTGCTGACGTTCATCTTTTGCAACTTTGCACCAAGAAACGAAGCACAATTTAAAGCTTGCAAGTTTGTTATGAAGCTTTGCTTTTGCAAATGAGCTACATAGCTTAACATAACCTTGCAACATGTAGTGCTGTTCTTGATTGTTCCACCACACTCTTTTGCCACCTTACTTGTGTCAGGAAAGCTTAGGGGGCAAACTGGAGGGATAGATGAACAATAGGCCCCTCAGTACAAAAACTATTACCAGTGAACAATGGTAAATACTCTCAAAATGTAGtaaaataatattaaagaaTCAAGAATGTATATCCATGTCATCAGCTccaataaaattttgaaatttagtACAAGCGCAGTTATGGCTATTCAAATCTTCCAAATCCTTTTTGTCTCAAATAAATGTGCCAAAGCTGTTGTTCTCTCAATCCAAATCATACATATTTCAGCACCATGACACCTATTGCCTTAGTGGCATATTGCTGACCCAAATTTGGAGCGAGAACCTTGCATTGGGTTCCTATTGAGTTCCACGCTATCAATTTCAAATAGTACTATGAGAGAGCTCCAAAGAATCCAAAGTGCAAAAGGAAAGTTTAGACACCCTACATGGACTATCCAGTCTCTTGCTTTAAAAAATGGTCCTGTTtggccaaaaagaaaaaaaataaggtCCTTAAAGTTAAACTATCCTACTGAAGCATTTTCTTTCCTTTATAGTCCTGAAAAGTTTGACCACTTACGGTCTAGTCCATTATTGAAGTGTGCACCGGCTTTAATTAATTCTGTGTTATGCCCCTTTATGAATTCGATATTTGGATGTAAGCACTTTTTTCAACTTCAGAAATTCAAGCAGATCAATCTGCTTGGTTAAGAGGTCAATCACATGATGAGTCGATAAAATGATGCATGAACATGGTTATCAACATCTAGTGTCTTAAAAGGTGAGATTCATTTTACCTATTACAGAATAACCAATAACTATGCTACAAGATGTTTAATTTTGTAAGTAAACTATAAGAGATGCAGGTAATATCAGAAGGTAACAACTGAAGACATGGAAAGCACATTTGCATTAGTTCTCAGTTTGGAAAGCAAATTTGCATTAGTTCTCAGTTTGGAAAGCAAATTTGCATTAGTTCTCAGTTTGGAAAGCAAATTTGCATTAGTTCTAAGTTTGGAAGTACCTCCATTGACATTGCAGTTAGATATCTGCCTCAGCATTTGCTTTGCAGACGGTGGATCAAGCCTGCTCGACAACCATCTGAGAACAACGTTCCTGCAACTATCAATTTTGGGGCTCCCAGAGTAGCTCGTCAAGCCTCCATCCTTGGATGAGATTTTCTGGGCAGCCTCGTTTATAGCATTCTGACATGTCTGGCTGCAGCATTCGTTAACAGGGTCGATCTTCTGACAGGCCTCAAGGAGCTTGGATGAGTCAATAACACTCTCAAACGAATCCACGGTGCTGACAGGGCATGATCCCTCGGTGACATTCGAGAGGTGGACCGAGCAAAGGCTGTGGAGATTATCGCTGGCACCCTGGCTCAGCAGCAGCTCCTGGACATCTGACAGGCAATAGTTGGCGACGGTGGGATCCAACGCGAGAGACCCTGTCTGCTTGCTAGACTGCCCAATGAGGATGGTCAGTGTTGCCTGAAGCTGGGGGCAGCAAATAACATTGGCCAAGAAAGGTGCAAACGAGGTGAAGCAGTCGACAGCTGTGGTGGTCATCAGGTTATCGACAGCGGTGAAGTTCAATGTGCATTTCCCTGCATTAAGGAATTGACAGGCAGGTTGAGTTGGCATTGGCAAGGCAAACTAGAGTTGTTGCAACTTGTTCAGTTGTCAAAACTTTAGAGCTCCCCAAAGGCCCCAAGCAATGCAAGCTCCAAAAGGAAGGAAAAGTAGGCTAGTGACAGAGAGTGCAGAAATTAAACCTGAGAGCTTTGGCGTGCTGTTGTTGAAGAAGGGCGCGAGCGGAGCAGGCGCCAGGAAGGGAACAAATGGCTTCGGGGAACCGCTGGGGGAGAGCTCCGGCATGGGCATGAGGCCGCTGGGCGGGAGCTCCGGCATGAGGCCGCCGTCATTTTCCCCTGCGTGAACGATCCGGTGAGGCGGCAGGTGGGTCTGAGCAAATGCAGCGCCTGAATCGCGCACCAGCCCCTGCAAACCTGCACATTATCAAGGGGAGAGCACAGATCAGTGGCCTTTGTTCCTGACATGGAGAAGTGGTTGGATTCTCCCAGTCCCAGGCAGTGGCAGCCGCCGTAGCTAGCAGGctccctgctggtggtggtggatcaAAAATCAGCGAGGCGGCCGAGGGAATGGAAGAGCATCCGGGAACGGGAAGGAAGCAAGAATCCAAGGTCCCCCGTACAGTACCCGAATATTGGGGAAGAAATAAGGGAAGGAGCGAGGAGGGGAGGAATCAGAAGCCGAGGCAGATGACTACTCACAGAGGATGGAGAGGGCGGCTACCGCGAGGAGCCGCCCAGTCGGGGCCATAGGgtgccgcgggcggcggcgaacggacggagaagagaggagggaaggggggcGGCGCCGCTGTCTGCGCGAGCTCGCCAAGGTAGGAGGGAGCGGAGAAAGTAGGCAGCTCGCTCGCTTTGGAAGGGAAGCTCTTGCTCTTGTCTTGAAGAAACAGTAGGTACACCCAGATCCTCCTAGCACATCCCATTCCTTTGTTTGGTCTCCTTACTAAATATAATAA
This portion of the Panicum virgatum strain AP13 chromosome 2N, P.virgatum_v5, whole genome shotgun sequence genome encodes:
- the LOC120659174 gene encoding uncharacterized GPI-anchored protein At1g61900-like isoform X2, which translates into the protein MAPTGRLLAVAALSILCLQGLVRDSGAAFAQTHLPPHRIVHAGENDGGLMPELPPSGLMPMPELSPSGSPKPFVPFLAPAPLAPFFNNSTPKLSGKCTLNFTAVDNLMTTTAVDCFTSFAPFLANVICCPQLQATLTILIGQSSKQTGSLALDPTVANYCLSDVQELLLSQGASDNLHSLCSVHLSNVTEGSCPVSTVDSFESVIDSSKLLEACQKIDPVNECCSQTCQNAINEAAQKISSKDGGLTSYSGSPKIDSCRNVVLRWLSSRLDPPSAKQMLRQISNCNVNGVCPLSFPDTSKVAKECGGTIKNSTTCCKVMLSYVAHLQKQSFITNLQALNCASFLGAKLQKMNVSTNVYSSCQITLKDFSLQVGSQESGCLLPSMPSDASFDHISGISFTCDLNDNIAAPWPSSMQAPSSSCNKCMLSTCCAEHTMMSKYVVLLWKQVQ
- the LOC120659174 gene encoding uncharacterized GPI-anchored protein At1g61900-like isoform X1, giving the protein MAPTGRLLAVAALSILCLQGLVRDSGAAFAQTHLPPHRIVHAGENDGGLMPELPPSGLMPMPELSPSGSPKPFVPFLAPAPLAPFFNNSTPKLSGKCTLNFTAVDNLMTTTAVDCFTSFAPFLANVICCPQLQATLTILIGQSSKQTGSLALDPTVANYCLSDVQELLLSQGASDNLHSLCSVHLSNVTEGSCPVSTVDSFESVIDSSKLLEACQKIDPVNECCSQTCQNAINEAAQKISSKDGGLTSYSGSPKIDSCRNVVLRWLSSRLDPPSAKQMLRQISNCNVNGVCPLSFPDTSKVAKECGGTIKNSTTCCKVMLSYVAHLQKQSFITNLQALNCASFLGAKLQKMNVSTNVYSSCQITLKDFSLQVGSQESGCLLPSMPSDASFDHISGISFTCDLNDNIAAPWPSSMQAPSSSCNKSVNIPERPAATSAQNGVNHKNLRLRQLVSLASLLLVLLVQG